One Leopardus geoffroyi isolate Oge1 chromosome C1, O.geoffroyi_Oge1_pat1.0, whole genome shotgun sequence DNA segment encodes these proteins:
- the NR0B2 gene encoding nuclear receptor subfamily 0 group B member 2: MSSSQPGTCSCRGAAGRPAILYALLSPSLRARPSVPPARSHCLCRQHRPVRLCAPHRTCREALDVLARTVVFLRNLPSFCQLPPQDQQRLLRGCWGPLFLLGLAQDTVTFEVAEAPVPSILKKILLEEPSSSSGSGQLPDRPQPSLAAVQWLQCCLESFWSLQLGPKEYAYLKETILFNPGVPGLHASSHVGHLQQKAHHALCKALETWCPAGQGRLARVLLTASTLKSIPPSLLGDLFFRPIVGDTDIAGLLEDMLLLSQPVPAQAEIKCSLSPQRASDHSQ; this comes from the exons ATGAGTTCGAGCCAGCCCGGGACCTGCTCGTGTCGGGGTGCTGCAGGCCGCCCGGCCATTCTGTACGCACTTCTGAGCCCTAGCCTCAGGGCCAGGCCCTCTGTGCCCCCAGCCCGTAGTCATTGCCTGTGCAGGCAGCACCGGCCTGTCCGGCTGTGTGCTCCCCATCGCACCTGCCGGGAAGCCTTGGATGTTCTGGCCAGAACAGTGGTCTTCCTCAGGAACCTGCCGTCCTTCTGCCAGCTGCCCCCCCAGGATCAGCAGCGGCTGCTGCGGGGCTGCTGGGGCCCCCTCTTCCTGCTGGGGTTGGCCCAAGACACTGTGACTTTCGAGGTGGCCGAGGCACCAGTTCCCAGCATACTCAAGAAGATCTTGCTGGAGGAGCCCAGCAGCAGCTCGGGCAGCGGCCAGCTGCCAGATCGACCCCAGCCCTCGCTGGCTGCGGTACAGTGGCTTCAGTGCTGTCTGGAGTCCTTCTGGAGCCTGCAGCTGGGACCCAAGGAATATGCCTACCTGAAAGAGACCATCCTCTTCAATCCTG GTGTGCCGGGCCTCCACGCCTCCTCCCACGTTGGACACCTGCAGCAAAAGGCTCATCATGCTCTGTGCAAGGCCCTGGAGACCTGGTGCCCAGCAGGCCAGGGCCGCTTGGCCCGTGTCCTCCTCACAGCCTCCACCCTCAAGTCCATTCCGCCCAGCCTGCTTGGGGACCTCTTCTTTCGCCCTATTGTTGGAGACACTGACATCGCTGGCCTCCTCGAGGACATGCTTTTGCTGAGCCAACCTGTTCCAGCCCAGGCAGAGATCAAGT GCTCCCTCTCACCTCAACGAGCGTCAGATCACAGCCAGTGA
- the GPN2 gene encoding GPN-loop GTPase 2: MAGAAPTTAFGQAVIGPPGSGKTTYCLGMSEFLRALGRRVAVVNLDPANEGLPYECAVDVGELVGLGDVMDALRLGPNGGLLYCMEYLEANLDWLRAKLDPLRGHYFLFDCPGQVELCTHHGALRSIFSQMAHWDLRLTAVHLVDSHYCTDPAKFISVLCTSLATMLHVELPHVNLLSKMDLIEHYGKLAFNLDYYTEVLDLSYLLDHLASDPFFRHYRQLNEKLVQLIEDYSLVSFIPLNIQDKESVQRVLQAVDKANGYCFGVQEQRSLEAMMSAAVGADFHFSTTLGVQEKYLASSDQSVEQETMQL, encoded by the exons ATGGCGGGGGCCGCCCCGACCACGGCCTTTGGGCAGGCGGTGATCGGCCCGCCTGGTTCGGGGAAGACCACATACTGCCTGGGCATGAGTGAGTTCCTGCGCGCGCTGGGCCGGCGCGTGGCGGTGGTGAACCTAGACCCGGCCAACGAGGGGCTGCCGTACGAGTGCGCTGTGGACGTGGGCGAGCTGGTGGGGCTGGGCGACGTGATGGACGCGCTGCGGCTGGGGCCCAACGGCGGCCTGCTCTACTGCATGGAGTACCTGGAGGCCAACCTGGACTGGCTGCGCGCCAAGCTAGATCCCCTACGCGGCCACTACTTCCTCTTCGACTGCCCAGGCCAGGTGGAGCTCTGCACGCACCACGGCGCTCTGCGTAGCATCTTCTCCCAGATGGCGCATTGGGACCTCAGG ctGACTGCTGTCCACCTGGTGGATTCTCATTACTGCACAGACCCGGCCAAGTTCATTTCAGTACTGTGTACTTCTCTGGCCACGATGCTACATGTGGAGCTGCCCCATGTCAACCTGCTCTCCAAGATGGACCTCATTGAGCACTATGGGAAGTTGG CCTTCAACCTGGACTACTACACAGAGGTCCTGGACCTCTCCTACCTGCTCGACCACCTGGCTTCTGACCCTTTCTTCCGCCACTACCGTCAGCTCAATGAGAAACTGGTGCAGCTCATTGAAGACTACAGTCTGGTCTCCTTCATCCCTCTCAACATTCAG gaCAAGGAGAGTGTCCAGCGGGTCCTACAGGCTGTGGATAAAGCCAATGGCTACTGCTTCGGGGTCCAAGAGCAGCGAAGCCTGGAGGCCATGATGTCTGCTGCAGTGGGAGctgatttccatttctccac CACCCTGGGCGTCCAGGAGAAGTACCTGGCATCCTCAGACCAGTCAGTGGAGCAGGAAACCATGCAGCTGTAG
- the GPATCH3 gene encoding G patch domain-containing protein 3: MAVPSEAEEEAAVYLIVSGIPSGLRSAHLRNYFSQFREQRGCGFLCFHYRHRPERAPSQASPDSAPTPIGQVLAQTSVTDARTLSPPDSAPAQTRTCCCVISVRGTAQAQQLLRMYSGRRWLDTQGTWLPGRCYIRRLRLPTEASGFGSFPFKTRKELQSRKAQSEAFTLADLRQLPELNPPVLMPNGNVGTPLRVFLELIRACRLPPRIITQLQLQFPKTGSSRRYGNVPFKYEDSETVEQEDLVYTAEGEEIPQGSCLADIPASSYGELEEEGEKEEEEESHSDDDDDRGEEWERHEALHEDVTRQERTTERLFEEEIELKWEKGGSGLVFYTDAQFWQEEEGDFDEQTADDWDVDMSIYYDRDGGDKDARDSVQMRLERRLRDGQEDGSVIKCQVGTFERHTKGIGRKVMEQQGWAEGKGLGSRCSGVPEALDSDGQHPRCKRGLGYHGEKLQPFGQLKKPRGTGLGLISTIYDEPLPQDQGESLLRRQPPTSMKFRADVAFVRSSSCALDNPSEHE, translated from the exons ATGGCGGTGCCCAGCgaggcggaggaggaggccgCAGTCTACTTAATAGTGAGCGGCATTCCCTCGGGTTTGCGCTCTGCCCATCTCCGGAACTACTTTAGCCAGTTCCGAGAACAGCGCGGCTGTGGTTTCCTGTGTTTCCACTACCGGCATCGGCCTGAGCGGGCTCCTTCCCAGGCTTCTCCCGACTCTGCCCCAACTCCTATCGGCCAGGTTCTCGCCCAGACTTCAGTCACCGATGCCCGCACTCTTTCCCCTCCGGACTCTGCTCCCGCCCAGACCCGCACCTGCTGCTGCGTCATCTCGGTACGGGGGACAGCTCAGGCCCAGCAGCTTCTTCGCATGTACTCCGGCCGCCGGTGGCTGGATACTCAGGGGACTTGGTTGCCTGGTCGTTGTTACATCCGCAGACTTCGGCTACCTACTGAGGCATCAG GTTTCGGCTCCTTTCCTTTCAAAACCCGCAAGGAGCTGCAGAGTCGGAAAGCTCAGAGTGAAGCCTTTACTCTGGCTGATCTGAGGCAACTGCCAGAGCTGAACCCACCAGTGCTGATGCCCAATGGAAATGTGGGGACTCCTCTGCGGGTCTTTTTGGAATTGATCCGGGCCTGCCGCCTACCCCCTCGGATCATCACCCAGCTGCAGCTCCAGTTTCCCAAGACAGGTTCTTCCCGGCGCTATGGCAACGTACCCTTCAAGTATGAGGACTCAGAGACTGTGGAGCAGGAAGACCTTGTGTATACCGCCGAAGGCGAGGAAATACCCCAAGGAAGCTGCCTGGCGGACATACCAGCCAGCTCCTATGgagagctggaggaggaaggggaaaaggaggaggaagaagagtcaCACTCAGATGAC GACGATGACCGCGGTGAGGAGTGGGAGCGTCATGAGGCACTGCATGAAGATGTGACCAGGCAGGAACGTACCACTGAGCGGCTCTTTGAGGAGGAAATCGAGCTCAAGTGGGAGAAGGGCGGCTCCGGCCTGGTATTCTACACTGATGCCCAGTtctggcaggaggaggaaggag ACTTTGATGAACAGACAGCCGATGACTGGGATGTGGACATGAGTATATACTACGACAGAG ATGGTGGAGACAAGGATGCCCGAGACTCTGTCCAAATGCGTCTGGAACGGAGACTCCGTGATGGCCAGGAGGATGGCTCTGTGATCAAATGCCAAGTGGGCACCTTTGAGCGCCACACCAAG GGCATTGGACGGAAGGTGATGGAGCAGCAGGGCTGGGCTGAGGGCAAGGGTCTGGGCAGCCggtgttcaggggtgcctgaggcCCTGGATAGTGATGGCCAGCACCCTAGATGCAAGCGTGGATTGGG GTACCACGGAGAGAAGCTACAGCCATTTGGGCAACTGAAGAAACCCCGTGGAACTGGCTTGGGGCTCATCTCCACCATCTATGATGAGCCCCTACCCCAAGACCAAGGGGAGTCGCTGCTCCGACGCCAGCCACCCACCAGCATGAAGTTTCGGGCAGACGTGGCATTTGTGAGGAGTTCCAGCTGTGCCTTGGACAACCCCTCAGAGCATGAGTGA